Proteins co-encoded in one Gracilimonas sediminicola genomic window:
- a CDS encoding histone deacetylase family protein, with the protein MRVSYSPGYVADMPDDHIFPMKKFSGLHRYLLDRGVLKTSEIIEPSMVDHSNLIMAHTPRYAQAIWEGTLDRKEERRMGLPWSKSLAIRSRLAVQGTINAGLMALQDGIAGNLAGGTHHSMPDLGEGFCVFNDVAVAIKVLQQSKWVNKVMVIDCDVHQGNGTAHIFADDPSVFTFSIHGEKNYPFKKPPSDLDVGLPDKTEDEDYHKALISALDSILHDFNPDLVYYLGGIDPLEADHFGRLSLTLNGLRERERIVIETITQRNLPLVLLLSGGYAPTLNDTVIAHAQMYEVAKEMGF; encoded by the coding sequence TTGAGAGTTAGCTACAGCCCCGGTTACGTTGCCGATATGCCTGATGATCATATCTTCCCGATGAAGAAGTTCAGTGGCCTGCATCGCTATTTATTGGATCGTGGGGTTCTTAAAACTTCCGAAATCATAGAGCCTTCCATGGTCGACCATTCAAACCTGATTATGGCACACACGCCCAGGTACGCGCAAGCAATCTGGGAAGGAACCCTGGACCGGAAGGAAGAGCGGAGAATGGGATTACCCTGGAGTAAATCTCTTGCTATACGTTCCAGGCTGGCTGTTCAGGGGACCATCAATGCCGGACTCATGGCCCTGCAGGATGGGATTGCCGGTAATTTAGCGGGTGGCACCCATCATTCCATGCCGGATTTAGGAGAAGGATTCTGCGTATTTAATGATGTGGCAGTGGCCATTAAAGTGTTACAGCAATCAAAGTGGGTGAATAAGGTGATGGTAATCGATTGTGATGTTCATCAGGGCAACGGAACGGCTCATATTTTTGCAGATGATCCCAGTGTATTTACGTTCTCTATTCACGGAGAAAAGAACTATCCGTTCAAGAAACCGCCTTCCGATTTAGATGTTGGTCTGCCCGATAAAACCGAAGACGAAGATTACCATAAAGCCCTTATTTCCGCACTCGATTCAATTCTACATGATTTCAACCCTGATCTTGTGTATTACTTAGGTGGAATTGATCCGTTAGAAGCCGATCATTTTGGTCGGTTATCACTTACCCTTAATGGACTCAGGGAAAGAGAGCGTATTGTTATCGAAACCATCACCCAACGAAATCTGCCTCTGGTATTGTTACTCTCAGGGGGATATGCCCCTACACTTAATGATACGGTGATTGCTCATGCACAAATGTATGAAGTGGCAAAAGAAATGGGTTTTTAA
- the pgeF gene encoding peptidoglycan editing factor PgeF yields MSSRIKHIKPDLLNNDSVSSWFTLRNQELVHPNRDIPGLNLGLNTAEKASAVLENRQRLLKEIGLDEKQIAYGVQVHKTDIKEVIEGGIYEETDGFVTTKPGLALAIQVADCAAVLLADSENKVIAAAHAGWRGAVADILPKTIRKMKALGAESEYVKVYVSPCISLQNFEVGEEVATEFPDRFVDRTNYAKPHVNLKAFVRQQLLDEGIESDHIEIDDSCTIEDENFYSYRRQKDKSGRMMGIIKLN; encoded by the coding sequence ATGTCTTCACGAATTAAGCATATAAAACCGGATCTGCTGAATAATGACTCTGTTTCCAGCTGGTTCACGCTGCGAAATCAGGAATTGGTTCATCCCAATCGAGATATTCCCGGTTTAAATTTAGGGCTTAATACTGCTGAAAAGGCGTCCGCTGTTCTTGAAAATCGCCAGCGATTATTAAAAGAGATTGGTCTGGATGAAAAGCAAATAGCTTATGGAGTTCAGGTTCACAAAACGGATATTAAAGAAGTGATCGAAGGGGGGATCTATGAGGAAACCGATGGTTTCGTAACCACCAAACCCGGGTTAGCCCTCGCCATACAGGTAGCCGATTGTGCTGCTGTACTACTCGCAGATAGTGAGAATAAAGTAATTGCAGCCGCTCATGCCGGTTGGAGGGGAGCAGTTGCTGATATCTTGCCAAAAACAATCCGAAAAATGAAGGCACTTGGAGCTGAATCAGAATATGTTAAAGTATATGTGAGTCCGTGTATTTCTCTCCAAAATTTTGAGGTTGGGGAAGAAGTAGCAACTGAATTTCCTGACCGGTTTGTGGACAGAACGAATTATGCCAAACCCCATGTTAACCTAAAGGCTTTTGTCAGGCAGCAGCTGTTGGATGAAGGCATTGAAAGCGATCATATTGAAATTGATGATTCCTGTACTATAGAAGATGAAAACTTTTATTCGTATCGCCGGCAGAAAGACAAAAGCGGCCGAATGATGGGAATCATCAAATTGAACTAA
- the aroE gene encoding shikimate dehydrogenase: MRIFFVIIKVRMDFSEFLQSESSRQPHYLLIGSPISHSISPLMHNTALDHHGLKAEYHAVAVRNSEISTLIAHFNRLEFLGANITIPYKETLFDAIDTLGMEAAQIGAINTIVKRDGKIIGENTDEYGFRVPVEEYEDQLAGERAIIFGTGGATKAICYALRELGVEEIVMVSRRPGRYDEQSDIIMCNYENWNAYAEEAAIIINATPLGMTPNTDASPVKDQEAEFLSDKICYDVVYNPRETKFLKQAKAAGGIPVEGLDMLIYQGAKAFKLWTGQEFPTGLIKMKLEDVFTN, encoded by the coding sequence ATGCGCATTTTTTTTGTCATTATTAAAGTACGTATGGATTTCAGCGAGTTTTTACAGTCAGAATCGAGCCGTCAACCTCATTATTTATTAATAGGCAGTCCAATAAGCCACAGCATTTCTCCTTTAATGCACAATACGGCTCTGGATCATCACGGATTGAAGGCCGAATATCACGCCGTAGCCGTCCGTAACAGTGAGATATCAACCCTGATTGCCCACTTTAACCGGTTAGAGTTCCTTGGGGCAAACATTACCATCCCTTATAAAGAAACATTGTTTGATGCCATTGACACGCTGGGCATGGAGGCCGCACAAATCGGGGCCATCAATACCATTGTAAAACGAGACGGAAAAATTATTGGAGAGAATACCGATGAATATGGTTTCCGTGTTCCTGTAGAGGAGTATGAAGATCAGCTTGCCGGTGAACGGGCTATTATTTTCGGAACCGGCGGTGCGACCAAAGCTATTTGTTATGCACTGCGTGAACTTGGGGTTGAAGAGATTGTGATGGTTTCTCGTCGCCCGGGCCGATATGATGAGCAATCCGATATTATTATGTGTAATTATGAAAACTGGAATGCTTATGCTGAAGAAGCAGCCATTATTATAAATGCCACGCCGCTGGGAATGACACCCAATACCGATGCTTCTCCTGTAAAAGATCAAGAGGCAGAATTTCTATCTGATAAAATATGCTATGATGTGGTGTATAATCCCCGCGAAACAAAATTTCTGAAACAAGCCAAAGCAGCGGGTGGAATTCCAGTAGAGGGTTTAGACATGCTGATTTACCAGGGAGCGAAAGCATTTAAACTCTGGACAGGGCAAGAATTCCCAACCGGACTCATAAAAATGAAGTTAGAAGATGTCTTCACGAATTAA
- a CDS encoding SRPBCC family protein translates to MAHERIEIDLPLAKVYELLSNPVEFPKFLERIDLVERVNSQTFEYKTDIGGEEYQWTTNLIDNLRNTRFAWITINGNLNQTGTIRFTPLDNGERTRVEFSLDYRTFFGDPEEELASFIEDSPAQLKKDLEKFKELAEGGTFKETPIEPTEETEEEVTA, encoded by the coding sequence ATGGCGCACGAAAGAATCGAAATTGATCTACCTCTTGCCAAAGTATACGAGCTCCTTTCTAACCCAGTTGAATTCCCTAAGTTTCTGGAACGTATAGATTTAGTAGAGAGAGTTAACTCTCAAACTTTCGAATACAAGACTGACATTGGAGGAGAAGAGTATCAGTGGACAACCAATCTTATCGATAACCTTCGTAATACTCGCTTTGCCTGGATTACTATCAACGGTAATCTGAATCAAACCGGAACTATTCGATTTACTCCGCTTGATAACGGCGAACGCACACGCGTTGAGTTTTCTCTGGACTACCGTACATTTTTCGGTGATCCTGAAGAAGAATTGGCTTCTTTCATTGAAGATTCACCTGCTCAGCTCAAGAAAGACCTCGAGAAATTCAAGGAATTAGCTGAAGGCGGAACCTTCAAAGAAACTCCAATCGAGCCAACGGAAGAGACCGAAGAAGAAGTTACCGCATAA
- the tmk gene encoding dTMP kinase → MLITFEGIDGSGKSTQISLLKERLIKLGHKVEVFREPGGTDVSEMIRGMLLNPELDIDPVTELLLFSSARSQLVAEKVRPLLKKDVIVILDRFYDSTTAYQGFGRKSMPIEQINQINAAATHNLVPDFTFYLRLSLEEAAERTKNFEKDRMELSGDSFFKRVFDGFEHLAKTETRFKTIDAGQDKDSIHDDIFKDLHSSL, encoded by the coding sequence ATGCTAATTACATTTGAAGGAATAGACGGAAGCGGGAAGTCCACACAGATTTCCCTGCTAAAAGAACGATTGATCAAGCTGGGGCATAAAGTGGAGGTATTTCGGGAGCCCGGAGGAACCGATGTCTCTGAGATGATTCGCGGAATGCTGCTAAACCCCGAACTGGATATTGACCCGGTAACTGAGCTCTTGCTGTTTTCATCAGCGCGCTCACAGCTGGTTGCCGAGAAAGTGCGTCCTCTGCTTAAAAAAGATGTAATAGTAATCCTGGATCGCTTTTATGACTCTACAACGGCTTACCAGGGGTTTGGGCGCAAGAGCATGCCCATCGAACAAATTAATCAAATCAATGCCGCAGCTACGCACAACCTGGTTCCTGATTTTACTTTTTATTTGAGGCTTAGCCTGGAAGAGGCTGCCGAGCGGACCAAGAACTTCGAAAAAGACCGGATGGAGCTCTCAGGAGATTCTTTTTTCAAACGGGTATTTGACGGATTTGAACATTTAGCCAAAACCGAAACCCGTTTTAAAACCATTGACGCGGGGCAGGATAAAGATTCGATTCACGATGATATCTTTAAGGACCTGCACTCATCGCTTTAA